A genomic segment from Gemmatimonadota bacterium encodes:
- a CDS encoding aldolase/citrate lyase family protein, producing MELRQNRVKHKLRRGEQAYIAGGFTHADDIDTFGPANFDGIWIEGEHGPMAFDELGNLTRACDLWGMTSIVRVNRNDQTLIYRTLDRGAQGIVVPHVNTREEAENVVAGGRFAPIGQRGMFTSRQGYGVADYFAKANDEVLLTILIEDIVAVENLDEILTVDQIDVFFVAPSDLGASMGYIGDLENKVVQKTIDDALAKIIASGRIAGTMTSSDNVGKFAAAGVQMMLVNSTGWLQEGAKAFIARAKGAV from the coding sequence ATGGAACTTCGACAGAACAGGGTGAAACACAAGTTGCGACGAGGCGAACAGGCGTATATCGCCGGTGGATTTACGCACGCGGATGATATCGACACATTTGGTCCCGCAAATTTTGATGGGATATGGATTGAGGGTGAGCACGGCCCTATGGCTTTTGACGAGTTGGGCAATCTCACGCGCGCCTGTGACCTGTGGGGCATGACGTCGATTGTGCGCGTGAATCGCAATGATCAGACGCTTATTTATCGCACGCTGGACAGGGGCGCGCAGGGTATTGTGGTGCCGCATGTGAACACGCGCGAAGAAGCGGAAAATGTCGTGGCTGGTGGGCGGTTCGCGCCCATTGGGCAGCGCGGTATGTTCACGAGCCGGCAGGGCTATGGTGTTGCGGATTATTTTGCAAAGGCCAATGACGAAGTGTTGCTCACCATTTTGATTGAAGACATCGTCGCGGTGGAGAATCTGGATGAAATTCTGACTGTGGATCAGATCGATGTATTTTTTGTCGCGCCTTCAGACCTGGGGGCGTCGATGGGGTATATTGGCGATTTGGAAAATAAAGTGGTGCAAAAGACGATTGACGACGCGCTTGCGAAGATCATCGCCTCGGGGCGTATAGCCGGTACGATGACCTCGTCGGACAATGTGGGAAAATTTGCCGCTGCCGGGGTGCAGATGATGCTGGTGAATAGCACCGGGTGGTTGCAAGAGGGTGCGAAGGCGTTTATAGCGCGGGCAAAAGGGGCTGTGTGA
- a CDS encoding ABC transporter ATP-binding protein: MDHVLTINNLKTHFFLDEGTVRAVDGVTMDIPRGKTVGIVGESGCGKSVTAFSALRLVSSPGRIVEGEIVLHRPDREIYLTDLDEEGEDIRAIRGHEIAMIFQEPMTSLSPVHTVGFQIVEAIRLHLDLRGEEAWSLAVNMLDRVGIPDAERRFAQYPHEMSGGMRQRVMIAMALSCRPALLIADEPTTALDVTIQAQILDLMRDLQDEFQMSIMLITHDLGVVAEMADEVAVMYMGRIVEHAATEEIFENPKHPYTQALMQSIPGMTRARKTRLQTIRGSVPDPYTQLHGCPFHPRCEVAQDGVCNAGDRPELLAVGDGHGVACVLYGEDVRDA; this comes from the coding sequence TTGGACCATGTGTTGACCATAAATAATTTGAAGACGCACTTTTTTCTCGATGAGGGAACGGTTCGCGCTGTGGATGGCGTGACGATGGATATTCCCCGGGGAAAGACGGTGGGGATTGTGGGTGAGAGTGGGTGCGGGAAGAGCGTGACGGCTTTTTCGGCATTGCGCCTGGTGTCATCGCCCGGGCGAATTGTGGAGGGCGAGATTGTTTTGCATCGTCCAGATCGCGAGATTTATTTGACGGATCTGGATGAGGAGGGCGAGGATATTCGCGCGATTCGCGGGCACGAAATTGCGATGATTTTCCAGGAGCCAATGACGTCGCTGAGTCCGGTGCATACGGTGGGGTTTCAAATTGTGGAGGCGATTCGGTTACATCTCGATTTGCGGGGTGAAGAAGCATGGTCGCTCGCCGTAAATATGCTGGATCGGGTTGGGATTCCAGATGCGGAGCGGCGGTTTGCACAATATCCGCACGAGATGAGCGGCGGGATGCGACAGCGCGTGATGATTGCGATGGCGCTTTCGTGCCGTCCAGCACTGTTGATTGCCGATGAACCCACGACGGCATTAGATGTCACCATTCAGGCGCAGATACTGGATTTGATGCGCGATTTGCAAGACGAATTTCAGATGTCGATTATGCTGATTACACACGATTTGGGCGTGGTCGCGGAAATGGCAGATGAGGTTGCGGTGATGTATATGGGGCGCATTGTGGAACACGCGGCGACAGAGGAGATTTTTGAAAATCCCAAACACCCCTATACACAGGCGCTGATGCAATCTATCCCGGGAATGACCCGGGCGAGAAAGACGCGGTTGCAGACGATCAGGGGATCTGTGCCCGATCCCTATACGCAATTGCATGGGTGTCCTTTTCATCCGCGATGTGAAGTGGCGCAGGATGGGGTGTGCAATGCGGGCGATAGGCCAGAATTGCTCGCTGTTGGAGATGGGCATGGGGTTGCGTGTGTGCTTTATGGAGAGGATGTGCGCGATGCGTGA
- a CDS encoding ABC transporter permease, whose amino-acid sequence MAMPRREEAVEQDVLTGETEAYAASQWQLMWWKFRKHHLAMAAGMVIVALYVVAVFCEFLAPYTLNHRQVAYAFAPPQRLQFVSDEGVHFWPFVYGFKGVRHPETLRKFYIEDRSQRYAVRLFVRGAPYRFWGLFETDIHLFGVDDGGTLFLLGTDHLGRDLLSRIIYGSRISLTIGLVGVTLSFVFGLVIGVVSGYYGGWIDNLIQRGIEILRSFPSIPLWMALAAALPSSWSPLQIYMGITVVLSFIGWTGLARQVRGKILSLREEDFATAALLAGASRWRIMTRHLLPSFMSHIIVSLTLAVPGMILGETSLSFLGLGLRPPVTSWGVLLKEAQNVQAVAFQPWLLTPVIFVIITVLAFNFVGDGLRDAADPYSR is encoded by the coding sequence ATGGCTATGCCCAGACGAGAAGAGGCGGTCGAGCAAGATGTGCTGACCGGGGAAACGGAGGCTTATGCTGCGTCTCAGTGGCAGTTGATGTGGTGGAAGTTTCGCAAGCACCACCTGGCGATGGCTGCGGGTATGGTTATTGTCGCGCTTTATGTGGTGGCTGTGTTTTGCGAGTTTTTGGCACCTTATACGCTCAATCATCGGCAGGTTGCCTATGCGTTTGCTCCGCCTCAGCGTTTGCAATTTGTGTCGGATGAGGGCGTGCATTTCTGGCCGTTTGTGTATGGATTCAAGGGCGTGCGACATCCGGAAACGCTTCGGAAGTTCTATATCGAAGACCGCTCGCAGCGCTATGCCGTACGGTTGTTTGTGCGAGGCGCACCCTATCGGTTTTGGGGCTTGTTTGAGACGGATATCCATCTTTTTGGTGTTGATGATGGGGGGACGCTTTTTCTGTTGGGTACGGATCATCTCGGGCGGGATTTGCTTTCGAGGATTATTTACGGTTCGCGCATTTCGCTGACGATAGGGCTGGTGGGGGTGACACTGAGTTTTGTGTTTGGTCTGGTGATCGGCGTGGTGTCTGGATACTACGGGGGGTGGATCGATAATCTCATTCAGCGCGGGATTGAGATTCTCAGGTCTTTTCCGTCTATTCCGCTGTGGATGGCTCTGGCCGCGGCGCTGCCTTCATCGTGGTCGCCCTTGCAGATCTATATGGGCATTACGGTTGTGTTGTCCTTTATTGGGTGGACGGGTTTGGCGCGGCAGGTGCGCGGGAAAATTTTGTCGTTGCGCGAAGAGGATTTTGCAACTGCTGCATTGCTTGCCGGCGCGAGTCGCTGGCGGATTATGACGCGGCATTTGCTGCCTTCGTTTATGAGCCATATTATTGTGAGTTTGACGCTCGCTGTGCCGGGCATGATTTTGGGCGAGACTTCGCTGAGTTTTCTCGGTCTTGGGCTGCGTCCGCCAGTGACGAGTTGGGGCGTGCTGTTGAAAGAGGCGCAAAATGTTCAGGCTGTGGCTTTTCAGCCGTGGCTTTTGACGCCTGTGATTTTTGTAATTATTACTGTGCTCGCATTTAATTTTGTCGGCGACGGTCTGCGCGACGCCGCCGATCCTTATTCACGTTAG